Proteins encoded by one window of Aliidongia dinghuensis:
- a CDS encoding TRAP transporter large permease — MTMAAAERSRAEKPRAGEPGAAAGGDRFDLWLARLTEWPAAALVVVEVVVLFAGVFSRYVVNRPLTWSDELASILFLWLAMLGAVVALRRDEHMRLTAIAALLAPVWQTRLRALAAAIVAVFVLEIVVPARTYVEAQWFITTPALEIHDSFRVAAIITGALLMLVIAVRRLIACASLPQMLGALAVVGLVAGAFWLAKPWLMGLGFGNLVVFFVLLVAACVAIGVPIAFSFGVATMSYLAVVTRMPLTIVVSRMDEGMSGLVLLAVPLFVFLGLLIEMTGLARVLVAFMASLVGHVRGGLAYVLLGAMYLVSGISGSKAADMAAVAPVLFPEMKQRGAKPGELVALLSASGAMAETIPPSLVLITIGSVTGVSIAALFTGGLLPAAVGALALAVVARLRGRNDDVSGITRAPLSEVGKRFVVALPALILPFVIRASVVDGIATATEVSTVGIIYALLVGLFVYRQFDWRRILPILVETASLSGAILLIIGTATAMAWALTQSGFSRALVQIMSGVPGGPMGFLVISILVFTILGSVLEGIPAIVLFGPLLFPVARALGINEVHYAMVVVLAMGMGLFAPPFGVGFYAACAIGRVSPDLAMARVWPYLAVLLAATVLVAAVPWLSIGFL, encoded by the coding sequence ATGACGATGGCAGCGGCCGAACGGTCCCGGGCCGAGAAGCCTCGAGCGGGTGAGCCCGGGGCTGCGGCCGGCGGCGACCGTTTCGATCTCTGGCTCGCCCGCCTCACCGAATGGCCGGCAGCCGCTCTCGTCGTGGTCGAGGTCGTGGTGCTGTTCGCCGGCGTGTTCTCGCGCTATGTCGTCAACCGCCCGCTCACCTGGTCGGACGAGCTCGCCTCGATCCTGTTCCTGTGGCTCGCCATGCTGGGCGCGGTCGTCGCGCTGCGGCGCGACGAGCACATGCGCCTCACCGCGATCGCGGCGCTGCTGGCGCCCGTGTGGCAGACGCGGCTCCGCGCCCTCGCGGCCGCCATCGTCGCCGTCTTCGTGCTCGAGATCGTGGTACCCGCGCGCACCTATGTCGAGGCGCAATGGTTCATCACCACGCCGGCGCTCGAGATCCACGACAGTTTCCGCGTCGCGGCGATCATCACGGGCGCGCTGCTCATGCTGGTGATCGCGGTCCGCCGGCTGATCGCCTGCGCGAGCCTGCCGCAGATGCTGGGAGCCCTCGCGGTCGTGGGGCTCGTCGCCGGCGCGTTCTGGCTTGCCAAGCCGTGGCTCATGGGCCTGGGCTTCGGCAATCTCGTCGTCTTCTTCGTCCTGCTCGTCGCCGCCTGCGTCGCGATCGGCGTGCCGATCGCCTTCTCGTTCGGCGTCGCCACCATGTCCTATCTCGCGGTGGTGACGCGCATGCCGCTCACGATCGTGGTGAGCCGCATGGACGAGGGCATGTCGGGCCTCGTCCTGCTCGCGGTGCCGCTCTTCGTGTTCCTGGGTCTGCTCATCGAGATGACCGGTCTCGCGCGCGTGCTGGTCGCCTTCATGGCGTCCCTCGTCGGCCACGTGCGCGGCGGGCTCGCCTATGTGCTGCTGGGCGCCATGTATCTCGTGTCCGGCATCTCCGGCTCCAAGGCGGCCGACATGGCGGCGGTGGCGCCGGTGCTGTTTCCGGAGATGAAGCAGCGCGGCGCCAAGCCGGGCGAGCTTGTGGCGTTGCTCTCCGCTTCCGGTGCCATGGCCGAGACGATCCCGCCGAGCCTCGTGCTCATCACCATCGGCTCGGTCACCGGCGTCTCGATCGCAGCCCTCTTCACCGGCGGCCTGCTGCCCGCAGCGGTCGGCGCGCTGGCGCTCGCTGTCGTGGCACGGCTGCGCGGCCGCAACGACGACGTCTCCGGCATTACCCGGGCGCCGCTCAGCGAGGTCGGCAAGCGTTTCGTCGTGGCGCTGCCGGCGCTCATCCTGCCGTTCGTCATCCGCGCCTCCGTGGTCGACGGCATCGCGACCGCTACCGAGGTCTCGACCGTCGGCATCATCTATGCGCTTCTGGTCGGGCTGTTCGTCTATCGCCAGTTCGACTGGCGCCGCATCCTGCCGATCCTGGTCGAGACCGCCTCGCTCTCGGGCGCCATCCTGCTGATCATCGGCACCGCGACCGCAATGGCCTGGGCGCTCACCCAGTCCGGCTTCTCGCGGGCGCTCGTCCAGATCATGAGCGGGGTGCCGGGCGGTCCTATGGGTTTCCTCGTCATCTCGATCCTGGTGTTCACGATCCTCGGCAGCGTGCTCGAGGGCATCCCGGCGATCGTGCTGTTCGGCCCGCTGCTGTTCCCGGTCGCGCGCGCGCTCGGCATCAACGAAGTGCACTACGCCATGGTCGTCGTGCTGGCCATGGGCATGGGCCTGTTCGCACCGCCGTTCGGCGTCGGCTTCTATGCTGCCTGCGCCATCGGCCGGGTTTCGCCTGATCTCGCGATGGCCCGGGTCTGGCCCTACCTGGCGGTGCTGCTGGCCGCGACGGTGCTGGTCGCCGCCGTGCCCTGGCTCTCGATCGGCTTCCTCTAA
- a CDS encoding TRAP transporter substrate-binding protein yields the protein MPGITRRRFVGTAAAVGLGATLLPKGLRAAEFSYKMANNLAVSHPMNTRLKEAADRIREGSGGKLDIQIFPNSQLGGDTDMLSQVRSGALEFFTLSGLILSTLVPIASINGIGFAFKNYDQVWKSMDGDLGAYVRQAIAKVGLVAFDKMWDNGYREITSASKPILKPEDLAGFKIRVPVSPLWTSMFKAFGSAPASINFSEVYSALQTKIVEGQENPLAIIESGKLYEVQKYCSMTNHMWDGFHFLANAEAFKALPKNLQDLVQENFNKSAVDERADVAKLNASLREELTGKGLTFADPDPEPFRAALKKAGFYAEWKQKYGEEAWALLEKNVGSLA from the coding sequence ATGCCGGGCATTACCCGCAGACGCTTCGTCGGTACGGCCGCCGCCGTCGGCCTTGGTGCAACCTTGCTGCCGAAGGGGCTGCGCGCTGCGGAATTCAGCTACAAGATGGCGAACAATCTCGCCGTCTCGCATCCGATGAACACGCGCCTCAAGGAAGCGGCCGACAGGATCCGCGAAGGCTCCGGCGGCAAGCTCGACATCCAGATCTTCCCGAACAGCCAGCTGGGCGGCGACACGGACATGCTGAGCCAGGTCCGCTCGGGCGCGCTCGAGTTCTTCACACTGTCGGGCCTGATCCTGTCGACGCTCGTGCCGATCGCGTCGATCAACGGCATCGGCTTCGCGTTCAAGAATTACGACCAGGTCTGGAAGAGCATGGACGGCGACCTCGGCGCCTATGTGCGCCAGGCGATCGCCAAGGTCGGCCTCGTCGCCTTCGACAAGATGTGGGACAACGGCTATCGCGAGATCACGTCGGCGTCGAAGCCGATCCTGAAGCCCGAGGACCTGGCCGGCTTCAAGATCCGCGTGCCGGTGAGCCCGCTCTGGACCTCCATGTTCAAGGCGTTCGGCTCGGCGCCCGCCAGCATCAATTTCTCCGAAGTCTATTCGGCGCTGCAGACCAAGATCGTCGAGGGCCAGGAGAATCCGCTCGCCATCATCGAGTCCGGCAAGCTCTACGAAGTGCAGAAATACTGCTCCATGACCAACCACATGTGGGACGGGTTCCACTTCCTCGCCAATGCCGAGGCGTTCAAGGCGCTGCCGAAGAACCTGCAGGACCTGGTGCAGGAGAATTTCAACAAGTCGGCGGTCGACGAGCGTGCCGACGTGGCCAAGCTCAACGCGTCGCTGCGCGAGGAACTGACCGGCAAGGGCCTGACATTCGCCGACCCGGATCCCGAGCCGTTCCGCGCGGCGCTCAAGAAGGCCGGCTTCTACGCCGAATGGAAGCAGAAGTACGGCGAGGAGGCCTGGGCGTTGCTCGAGAAGAACGTCGGCAGCCTCGCGTGA
- a CDS encoding glycosyltransferase family 2 protein, which produces MERPRISLVTPSLNQVRFVERTVASVLGQRYPRLEYIVMDGGSTDGTLEILKRYRRHFAHIESTPDDGPAPALQRGFARATGEIMGWVNSYDLLAPETLQFVAWYFAAHPRVDMIYSHRVLIDADDRAVGYWLLPRHSNGTMRRWPRIPQETCFWRRGVYERAGGIDAKYRFAMDFDLFARFMMIGRVDRVNRFLGASRLNPSSTSTRKRSVEGAAEIERIRAEHGLKPRPWWPLLVHRLEQGMEWRGRSFAEDKRVLPGSLPGLGWSYDRLWGGTLSSPREGGSG; this is translated from the coding sequence ATGGAACGCCCCCGCATCAGCCTGGTGACGCCGAGCCTCAACCAAGTGCGCTTCGTCGAGCGGACCGTGGCATCCGTCTTGGGCCAGCGCTACCCGCGCCTCGAATATATCGTCATGGACGGCGGCTCGACCGACGGCACGCTCGAGATCCTGAAGCGCTACCGGCGCCATTTCGCCCATATCGAAAGCACGCCCGACGACGGCCCCGCCCCCGCCCTGCAGCGCGGCTTCGCGCGCGCGACCGGCGAGATCATGGGCTGGGTCAACAGCTACGACCTGCTGGCGCCCGAGACGCTCCAGTTCGTCGCCTGGTATTTCGCGGCCCATCCCAGGGTCGACATGATCTACAGCCACCGTGTCCTGATCGACGCGGACGATCGCGCGGTCGGCTATTGGCTGCTGCCGCGCCATTCGAACGGCACCATGCGCCGCTGGCCACGCATTCCGCAGGAAACCTGCTTCTGGCGCCGCGGCGTCTACGAGCGCGCCGGCGGCATTGACGCGAAATACCGCTTCGCCATGGATTTCGACCTGTTCGCCCGCTTCATGATGATCGGCCGGGTCGATCGGGTGAACCGGTTCCTGGGCGCTTCGCGGCTCAATCCGAGCTCGACCAGCACGCGCAAGCGCTCGGTCGAGGGGGCAGCCGAAATCGAGCGGATCCGCGCCGAGCACGGCCTGAAGCCCCGGCCCTGGTGGCCGCTCCTGGTGCACCGCCTGGAACAGGGCATGGAATGGCGCGGCCGCAGCTTCGCCGAGGACAAGCGCGTCCTGCCCGGCTCATTGCCCGGCCTCGGCTGGAGCTACGACCGGCTATGGGGCGGGACGCTGAGCTCCCCGCGCGAAGGCGGCTCCGGCTAG
- a CDS encoding SOS response-associated peptidase, which yields MCGRLFQTSPPKRLAELFGTANPLSNAPPRYNAAPTDALLTVRFNPKTGERALDPLRWGLVPHWARDPKIGASLNNARAETIREKPAFRDAFARRRCLVPADGFYEWHRPTEGAKQPYAFAHPANDAGERPPLALAGLWEAWRDADGQILRTVTLVTTAANAVMAPIHHRMPVIVMPEDWPVWLGEAVGDAVALMRPCAEPLLDLWPVGPAVGNIRNQGAELPLPLVSSR from the coding sequence ATGTGCGGTAGGCTGTTCCAGACCAGCCCGCCGAAGCGGCTCGCGGAGCTGTTCGGCACGGCGAATCCGCTCAGCAATGCGCCGCCCCGCTATAACGCCGCTCCCACGGACGCGCTCTTGACCGTCCGCTTCAATCCCAAGACCGGCGAGCGTGCGCTCGACCCGCTGCGCTGGGGCCTTGTGCCGCATTGGGCGCGCGATCCCAAGATCGGCGCGTCGCTCAATAACGCCCGTGCCGAGACGATCCGCGAGAAGCCTGCGTTCCGCGACGCATTCGCCCGGCGGCGCTGCCTCGTGCCGGCCGACGGCTTCTACGAATGGCACCGGCCGACGGAAGGAGCAAAGCAGCCCTATGCCTTCGCTCATCCGGCCAATGACGCGGGCGAGCGGCCGCCGCTGGCGCTGGCCGGGCTCTGGGAAGCCTGGCGGGATGCGGACGGGCAGATCCTCAGGACCGTGACGCTGGTGACGACCGCAGCCAATGCGGTCATGGCGCCGATTCACCACCGGATGCCGGTCATCGTGATGCCGGAGGACTGGCCCGTGTGGCTGGGCGAGGCAGTCGGCGACGCGGTCGCCTTGATGCGCCCCTGCGCCGAGCCTCTGCTCGACCTTTGGCCGGTCGGTCCGGCGGTCGGGAACATCAGGAATCAGGGTGCGGAACTGCCGCTGCCGTTGGTGTCTTCGCGATGA
- a CDS encoding O-linked N-acetylglucosamine transferase, SPINDLY family protein, translating to MPSPSPLQASRNVPALLDAAVRALEAGDLAEARACCERVLYLQPKNVDGLHLQGLVLCAGGESEKGLKLIRRAIAFAPRHAIALNNLGNILKDLGRLDEALASYDKALAVDPTLADAHYNAGNALRALDRPADAVGRYDRALALRPADAAVLVNRGNALGDLGDLGAALESFERAVAVRPNFAEGHYNRGNALAALGRGDEAIASYDRALALEPNHSTALNNRGIALQSAGRLEAALASYTRALALDATDAEALNNLGSLRHDQGRVADAAEAYGRAAELRPDLPGPGSNLLLLRNYTTELSPAEMLAAHRAWARHLAVPALPFPPRRPGRLRIGYVSADFRTHSVAYFFEPLLACHDRDSFEVFCYAAGRKTDATTARLQALAEHWVPIDRLTDVEVAARVRADGIDILVDLGGHTGQSRLAVFAHRAAPIQVTWLGYPNTTGLPTVDYRLTDAVADPPGETDPFHSERLVRLDGGFLCYRPSGAAPDVVPPPVSRNGFVTFGSFNHPAKLSDATVACWARLLAQVPESRLLLKARTFEDASTCDYHRDRFATAGLAPDRLDLVSYIDDPQGHLAAYGRIDVALDPFPYNGTTTTCEALWMGVPVVSLAGDRHAGRVGASLLHRIGLDELVAEDGDGYAALAVALAGDGERLAWLRAGMRDRLRASVLLDETGFARSIEAVYRSFVAA from the coding sequence ATGCCGTCCCCCTCGCCCCTCCAGGCCAGCCGCAATGTTCCGGCCCTGCTCGACGCCGCAGTCAGGGCGCTCGAGGCGGGCGATCTCGCCGAGGCCCGCGCCTGCTGCGAGCGGGTGCTCTACCTGCAGCCGAAGAATGTCGACGGGCTCCATCTCCAGGGTCTGGTCCTGTGCGCCGGCGGAGAGAGCGAGAAGGGCCTGAAGCTCATCCGCCGGGCGATCGCCTTCGCGCCACGCCACGCCATCGCCCTCAACAACCTCGGCAACATCCTGAAGGACCTGGGCCGGCTCGACGAGGCGCTGGCGTCCTACGACAAGGCGCTCGCCGTCGATCCCACCCTGGCCGACGCCCATTACAATGCCGGCAACGCGCTGCGCGCCCTCGACCGGCCGGCGGACGCGGTCGGGCGCTACGATCGGGCGCTGGCGCTCAGGCCTGCCGATGCCGCCGTCCTCGTCAACCGCGGCAATGCTCTGGGCGACCTCGGCGACCTCGGCGCGGCGCTGGAAAGCTTCGAGCGGGCGGTCGCGGTCCGGCCGAATTTCGCCGAAGGGCACTACAACCGCGGCAACGCGCTCGCCGCCCTCGGCCGCGGCGACGAGGCGATCGCCAGCTATGACCGCGCACTGGCGCTGGAGCCCAATCACTCCACCGCGCTCAACAACCGGGGCATTGCCTTGCAGAGCGCCGGGCGCCTCGAGGCGGCGCTCGCGAGCTATACCCGCGCGCTGGCGCTCGACGCCACTGACGCCGAGGCGCTCAACAATCTCGGCAGCCTGCGCCATGACCAGGGACGGGTCGCAGACGCGGCCGAGGCCTACGGCCGTGCGGCGGAGCTGCGGCCGGATCTGCCCGGCCCGGGCAGCAACCTCCTGCTGCTCCGGAACTACACGACCGAGCTTTCGCCCGCGGAAATGCTGGCGGCGCATCGCGCCTGGGCGAGGCACCTCGCCGTGCCGGCGCTGCCATTTCCTCCGCGCCGGCCAGGGCGGCTGCGCATCGGCTATGTCTCGGCCGATTTCCGGACCCATTCGGTCGCCTATTTCTTCGAGCCGCTGCTGGCCTGCCACGACCGGGACAGCTTCGAGGTCTTCTGCTACGCGGCCGGCCGCAAGACGGATGCGACGACGGCCCGGCTCCAGGCGCTCGCCGAGCATTGGGTCCCGATCGATCGCCTGACCGATGTCGAGGTGGCGGCGCGCGTACGCGCCGACGGGATCGACATCCTGGTCGACCTGGGCGGCCATACCGGCCAATCGCGGCTCGCCGTCTTCGCCCATCGCGCGGCGCCGATCCAGGTCACGTGGCTCGGTTATCCGAACACGACCGGGCTTCCGACTGTGGATTACCGGCTGACCGACGCGGTCGCCGATCCGCCGGGCGAGACCGATCCGTTCCACAGCGAGCGGCTGGTCCGGCTCGACGGCGGCTTTCTGTGCTACCGGCCGTCCGGGGCCGCCCCGGACGTGGTGCCGCCGCCCGTGAGCCGGAACGGCTTCGTCACGTTCGGCTCGTTCAACCACCCGGCCAAGCTGTCCGACGCGACGGTCGCCTGCTGGGCCCGGCTGCTCGCCCAAGTCCCCGAAAGCCGGCTGCTGCTGAAGGCCCGCACTTTCGAGGATGCGTCGACGTGCGATTATCATCGCGACCGCTTCGCCACGGCCGGCTTGGCACCCGACCGGCTCGACCTCGTCAGTTACATCGACGATCCGCAAGGCCATCTCGCGGCCTACGGCCGGATCGACGTGGCGCTCGACCCGTTCCCCTACAACGGCACGACGACGACCTGCGAGGCGCTCTGGATGGGCGTGCCGGTCGTGAGCCTCGCCGGCGACCGCCATGCTGGACGGGTCGGCGCCAGCCTCCTGCATCGGATCGGGCTCGACGAGTTGGTCGCCGAAGACGGCGACGGCTATGCAGCGCTGGCCGTGGCGCTCGCCGGCGACGGCGAGCGTCTCGCCTGGCTCCGCGCCGGCATGCGCGACCGTCTCCGGGCGTCAGTGCTGCTGGACGAGACCGGCTTTGCCCGGTCGATCGAGGCCGTGTACCGAAGCTTCGTCGCCGCCTAG
- a CDS encoding helix-turn-helix transcriptional regulator has translation MSLNNIRTAEELAAWMKRMNLSLTSAAEQLGRKRATIARYVNGITDLPESVARHASIIEAARGGQPFESRGGRRSVRPI, from the coding sequence ATGTCACTCAACAACATTCGCACCGCCGAAGAACTCGCCGCCTGGATGAAGCGGATGAACCTTTCGCTCACCTCCGCTGCGGAACAGCTCGGTCGCAAGCGCGCGACCATCGCGCGATATGTCAATGGAATCACGGACTTGCCTGAGAGTGTCGCCCGGCACGCGTCGATCATCGAGGCGGCACGCGGCGGCCAGCCGTTCGAGAGCCGCGGCGGCCGGCGCAGCGTCCGCCCGATCTGA
- a CDS encoding S53 family peptidase — MLGLASAMPAQAAVTEQVQASQQVGFELFLPLRNVAQLDQLLEAQQTSGTAEYQQWLTPQQFHERFGPTDAQVARVTASLAAAGLTVTATHTRSLHIEGSAATVQKLFGTRLVYKANGVGGKRLAAEGGVVLPAALAQEGAVVAHFSPSVHLRSHARSIALGAKDLETPANRYAASGPYWYNDLKQAYDYPSFQAKAPLTGKQLNGQGVNVGIVMASDVLDSDIKAVFDHEHWTTTTGTPDPVLAGRVAINGGAPFSTSNGASFEASLDVQQVLGGATGSSVTLFNTPDLSDEQILDAYLTIVEANKMDVVSSSFGGCELFYTAAYNNGVDQIGVLDVYDELFKQGNAQGITFVASSGDSGGLGCPDVNYLSGLPSKFVAGVEQPASSPHVTAVGGTNLITTAPPSPQTNPPTLTSKYVAENAFGDPELPYDPYGLGSNVSGGYWGAGGGISVHFARPLYQSLVRGFEEVRSRMRTVPDLGMQVGGCPAGIVASTCGADGTRSAVVISFGGSFDGVIGTSVAAPEFAGVVALGVQRFGHRLGNLNTYIYNTAFVQHYLGKSSAPFRFYHQNIPGFDGLYNADPTKQAYNFMTGNGTPDVRNFLALPNVAPAGDPQTISNP; from the coding sequence ATGCTCGGGCTTGCCTCGGCCATGCCCGCCCAGGCAGCCGTCACCGAGCAGGTGCAGGCGAGCCAGCAGGTCGGTTTTGAGCTGTTCCTGCCGCTGCGCAACGTCGCGCAATTGGATCAGCTGCTCGAAGCGCAGCAGACGTCAGGCACGGCCGAATATCAGCAGTGGCTGACGCCGCAGCAATTCCACGAGCGCTTCGGGCCGACCGACGCGCAGGTCGCCCGGGTGACCGCGAGCCTGGCCGCGGCCGGCCTCACGGTGACGGCGACCCATACCCGCAGCCTGCATATCGAAGGCAGCGCTGCGACGGTGCAGAAGCTGTTCGGCACCCGCCTTGTCTATAAGGCGAACGGCGTCGGCGGCAAGCGTCTGGCGGCCGAGGGCGGTGTCGTGCTGCCGGCGGCGCTCGCCCAGGAAGGCGCCGTGGTTGCCCATTTCTCGCCCAGCGTTCACCTGCGCTCGCACGCTCGCAGCATCGCGCTCGGCGCCAAGGATCTCGAGACCCCGGCGAACCGTTACGCGGCGAGCGGGCCCTATTGGTACAACGACCTGAAGCAGGCTTACGATTACCCCTCGTTCCAGGCGAAGGCGCCGCTCACCGGCAAGCAGCTGAACGGCCAGGGCGTCAACGTCGGCATCGTCATGGCGTCCGACGTGCTCGATTCCGACATCAAGGCCGTGTTCGATCATGAGCACTGGACGACGACGACCGGCACGCCGGATCCGGTGCTGGCCGGCCGAGTCGCGATCAACGGTGGAGCGCCGTTCAGCACCTCCAACGGCGCGTCGTTCGAGGCGTCGCTCGACGTCCAGCAGGTCCTGGGCGGTGCCACCGGCTCGAGCGTCACTCTGTTCAACACGCCCGATCTTTCGGACGAGCAGATCCTCGACGCCTATCTCACCATCGTCGAGGCGAACAAGATGGACGTGGTGAGCTCGTCCTTCGGCGGTTGCGAGCTGTTCTATACGGCGGCCTACAACAACGGCGTCGACCAGATCGGCGTCCTCGACGTCTATGACGAGCTGTTCAAGCAGGGCAACGCGCAGGGCATCACCTTCGTCGCCAGCTCCGGCGACAGCGGCGGCCTCGGCTGCCCGGACGTCAACTACCTGAGCGGCCTGCCCAGCAAGTTCGTCGCCGGCGTCGAGCAGCCGGCCTCGAGCCCGCATGTGACCGCCGTCGGCGGCACGAACCTCATCACGACCGCACCGCCCAGCCCGCAGACGAACCCGCCGACGCTCACGTCGAAGTACGTCGCGGAAAACGCGTTCGGCGATCCGGAACTGCCGTACGACCCCTATGGTCTCGGCAGCAATGTCAGCGGCGGCTACTGGGGCGCCGGCGGCGGCATCAGCGTGCATTTCGCCCGCCCGCTGTACCAGAGCCTGGTCCGGGGCTTCGAGGAAGTGAGGTCGCGGATGCGTACGGTGCCGGATCTCGGCATGCAGGTCGGCGGTTGCCCGGCCGGCATCGTCGCCAGCACCTGCGGCGCGGATGGCACGCGCAGTGCGGTTGTCATCTCTTTCGGCGGTAGCTTCGACGGTGTTATCGGCACGTCGGTCGCGGCGCCGGAGTTCGCCGGTGTCGTGGCGCTCGGCGTGCAGCGCTTCGGCCACCGGCTCGGCAACCTCAACACCTACATCTACAACACGGCTTTCGTGCAGCACTATCTCGGGAAGTCGTCCGCGCCGTTCCGCTTCTATCACCAGAACATTCCTGGCTTCGACGGGCTCTACAACGCGGACCCGACGAAGCAGGCGTATAACTTCATGACCGGCAACGGCACGCCCGACGTCCGGAACTTCCTGGCGCTGCCGAACGTGGCACCGGCGGGCGATCCCCAGACGATCAGCAATCCCTGA
- a CDS encoding glycosyltransferase: protein MTVPLEAEPEQLELPVGPEAPPPLPSTPEEVAALARRAAALEARLAAVTTHFRARDAAIERGDDRAMLRTALQSAGRWLDALWCQASPPAADGPPGLPRISIVTPVLNARETIAETIESVLSQAYPGLEYILVDGGSTDGTREIIAHYADRLDLVIAEPDEGLYDAVAKGFARATGEVFAWLNADDFYLPGALDRVGRHFAVFPDDRVVYFENLLAIGDWRFANQPLGLVDYRRLLDGQFLFQDGVFFRRVAYDAIGGLDRSLKLAGDWALWVELARRYPLRRLDGHVSAFRVRPGQLSEDMAAYEAEGAQLQARYAPGQALARSTAERLADLPRHLALALVERLETAAGRLGPRRRLYFPLAPDESVPAAPAGSTRPPMQPLAPARCPISGALPRRLLFSSPDTRFGEAGMNEIWYHPESHVAAVGPEIDRTTLRRLHEWHYGGTTREIRAPAEDAASPFRHCRPAGSDPATALAGLVPAALRRRLVSWADPTMPEMKRMLRGLLPKRTGPLRVLDLACFEGDLLDEFRAEGWRTFGCDPSERTVEAARAKGHGVWLGGVEDALRVIPAEERFDLIILAHTLEHTTEPLLALQRTARLLEPDGLILISTPNLDSAQIDRFGPTWAHWHPPFHRFVFSARTLTGLAGASGLRPLRMRSFSHPYWSWLSLKLNALGLMGAVPHGLAPDAETRAAAEVTALAARLFQNWRGRGDYLYAVLQPDLRS from the coding sequence ATGACCGTCCCGCTTGAAGCCGAGCCCGAGCAGCTCGAACTGCCGGTCGGGCCGGAGGCGCCACCGCCCCTGCCGAGCACGCCTGAGGAAGTCGCGGCGCTGGCGCGGCGCGCGGCCGCGCTCGAGGCGCGACTCGCCGCGGTGACAACGCATTTCCGGGCGCGCGACGCCGCAATCGAACGCGGCGACGACCGGGCCATGCTGCGCACGGCCCTGCAATCGGCCGGCCGGTGGCTGGACGCGCTCTGGTGCCAGGCCTCGCCGCCAGCCGCGGACGGGCCGCCCGGCCTGCCACGCATCTCGATCGTGACGCCGGTGCTGAACGCGCGCGAGACGATCGCCGAGACGATCGAATCGGTGCTCAGCCAAGCCTATCCGGGGCTCGAATATATCCTGGTCGACGGCGGTTCGACCGACGGCACGCGCGAGATCATCGCGCACTATGCCGACCGGCTCGATCTCGTCATCGCCGAGCCCGACGAGGGGCTCTACGACGCGGTTGCCAAGGGCTTCGCGCGGGCAACCGGCGAGGTGTTCGCCTGGCTCAATGCCGACGACTTCTATCTGCCGGGGGCACTCGACCGGGTCGGCCGCCATTTCGCCGTGTTCCCGGACGACCGCGTCGTCTATTTCGAAAACCTGCTCGCCATCGGCGACTGGCGCTTCGCCAACCAGCCGCTCGGCCTCGTCGACTACCGCCGCCTGCTCGACGGGCAGTTCCTGTTCCAGGACGGCGTATTCTTCCGGCGTGTCGCCTATGACGCGATCGGCGGCCTCGACCGGTCGCTGAAGCTCGCGGGCGATTGGGCGCTGTGGGTCGAGCTCGCGCGCCGCTATCCGCTGCGCCGGCTCGACGGCCACGTGAGCGCCTTCCGGGTGCGCCCTGGGCAGCTCAGCGAGGATATGGCGGCCTACGAGGCCGAAGGCGCCCAGCTCCAGGCGCGATACGCGCCGGGACAAGCACTGGCCCGCTCGACGGCGGAACGGCTCGCGGACTTGCCGCGCCATCTGGCGCTGGCCCTGGTCGAACGGCTGGAGACGGCAGCCGGCCGGCTCGGACCGCGGCGGCGGCTCTATTTTCCGCTCGCCCCGGACGAGAGCGTGCCGGCCGCGCCGGCCGGATCGACGCGCCCGCCGATGCAGCCCTTGGCGCCGGCCCGCTGCCCCATCAGCGGTGCGCTGCCCCGGCGGCTGCTGTTCTCGAGCCCGGACACCCGCTTCGGCGAGGCGGGCATGAACGAGATCTGGTACCACCCGGAGAGCCACGTGGCCGCGGTCGGCCCCGAAATCGACCGGACGACGCTCCGCCGGCTGCACGAGTGGCACTACGGCGGCACCACCCGCGAGATCCGCGCGCCGGCCGAGGATGCGGCGAGTCCGTTCCGCCATTGCCGACCCGCCGGATCCGATCCCGCGACCGCCTTGGCCGGGCTGGTGCCGGCGGCACTCCGGCGGCGCCTCGTGTCCTGGGCCGATCCGACGATGCCGGAAATGAAGCGCATGCTGCGCGGCCTGCTGCCGAAACGCACCGGCCCGCTGCGGGTGCTCGACCTCGCCTGCTTCGAGGGCGACCTGCTGGACGAGTTCCGCGCCGAAGGCTGGCGCACGTTCGGCTGCGATCCGAGCGAACGGACGGTGGAAGCCGCGCGCGCCAAGGGGCACGGCGTCTGGCTCGGCGGCGTCGAGGACGCGTTGCGCGTCATCCCGGCCGAGGAGCGCTTCGACCTCATCATCCTCGCCCATACGCTCGAGCACACGACCGAACCGCTCCTGGCCCTCCAACGGACGGCGCGGCTCCTGGAGCCGGACGGGCTGATCCTCATCAGCACGCCCAATCTCGATTCGGCGCAGATCGACCGATTCGGGCCGACCTGGGCGCACTGGCACCCGCCATTCCACCGCTTCGTCTTCTCGGCGCGCACGCTGACCGGCCTCGCCGGGGCCAGCGGTCTCCGGCCGCTCCGCATGCGCAGCTTCTCGCATCCCTATTGGAGCTGGCTCAGCCTCAAGCTCAATGCGCTCGGCCTGATGGGCGCCGTGCCGCACGGGCTTGCCCCCGACGCCGAAACCCGTGCCGCGGCCGAGGTGACGGCGCTCGCCGCCCGCCTGTTCCAGAACTGGCGCGGGCGCGGCGACTATCTCTACGCCGTGCTGCAACCGGACCTGCGGAGCTGA